One genomic region from Quercus robur chromosome 4, dhQueRobu3.1, whole genome shotgun sequence encodes:
- the LOC126721434 gene encoding uncharacterized protein LOC126721434: MDEVLKDWNRLSLTQDEGARVNLDNNKEEVNKEYILAARFLARRVLNVEAIGRTFKPLWKAHNGFQIRVIGSHTILFVFEVESDAERVIAMELWTFDKHLVLLQKYDGSCPIRNLKFLKAKFWIQLHSLPVNKLNWKTAIEIGRSVGEVSYSEQKGEMIGGNFLRVRVEVDVSKPLYRG, from the coding sequence ATGGATGAGGTTTTAAAAGATTGGAATCGTTTGTCGCTCACTCAGGACGAAGGGGCTAGGGTCAATCTGGATAATAACAAGGAGGAGGTCAATAAAGAGTATATTCTTGCAGCTAGGTTCCTAGCCCGTAGAGTTTTGAATGTTGAGGCTATAGGTCGCACGTTCAAACCTTTATGGAAAGCTCACAATGGTTTCCAGATACGAGTTATTGGTAGTCATACAATCCTTTTTGTATTCGAAGTGGAGAGTGATGCTGAGCGGGTAATAGCCATGGAGTTGTGGACTTTTGATAAGCATCTGGTCCTCTTGCAGAAGTACGATGGTTCATGTCCAATTCGAAACTTAAAGTTTTTGAAGGCTAAGTTTTGGATTCAACTGCACAGTCTTCCAGTTAATAAGCTAAACTGGAAAACTGCCATTGAAATTGGTAGATCGGTGGGGGAGGTATCTTATTCGGAGCAGAAGGGGGAGATGATAGGGGGTAATTTTTTACGAGTAAGAGTGGAAGTTGATGTCTCTAAACCTCTGTATCGCGGTTGA